The Geomonas agri genome contains the following window.
CAGGATCGGCCACCTTCTGAAAGTAGGTCCTGATTGCAACTTCGAAATTGTAGAGGATGTTGTCGAGTATGTACATCAGCATGACCAGATTTTTGGAGGTGGTGAAGGCATAGACCAGGAAGATGACGATAACGCCGGAGTACTCGATGGACGAGATGGTGCGTTCGCCGAAGTGGTTGATCGCCTTGCCGATCAGCGAGTTGAGGATGTAGGCCACCACGTTGTTGACGATGAAGAGGATGGTCATCTCGCGTACCGTGAAGTGGAACACCTGGACCAGGAGCAAAATGGAAAACACCACGAAGATCTGGCGTCGTGCGCCGGACAGGAGCGTCATAAGGTAAAAGAGCGAGTACCGGCGGCGCAGGATCATCTTCTTGCGCTGCGGCACGATGCCGGCGTGGGTGGGGTTCTGGAACAGCCCCCAGATTCCTGCTGCCAGCACCAGTGCGCCGATGGTCAGGTACATCTCGCGGTACTGCGCGATGCCGCTCAGGCAGTACACGATGATGCCGGCGACGACGCTCGATACCGCCGCGAGCGCACGCAGACGACCGAAAATGAGTGGCGACACAGCGGTCGAGAAATATTGCAGCGTGAGTGACTGGTTGGTGCTCTCGTAGTAGTGGAAGCCGAAGCTCATGACCACGGTGGTGAAGATGACCCAGCCGTAGGAGGGGATTAGGGCGGTGATGCCGGTCCCCAGGCCGAGTAGGACGATGGAAAGCGCAGCCAGCTTGTGTTCCCGGACCAGCAGCAGCACGAACACCACCAAAAGCGACAAGAGCCCGGGTATCTCGCGCACCGACTGGGTTACCCCCACCTGGCTGCCGTTCAGATGCACCATCTCGGCGGCGAAGTTGTTGAAGAGAATGGTATAGCCCTGCAG
Protein-coding sequences here:
- a CDS encoding MFS transporter: MKGVLGKFDTGLLASEQRPMLRFLVVLTAASTIGLQGYTILFNNFAAEMVHLNGSQVGVTQSVREIPGLLSLLVVFVLLLVREHKLAALSIVLLGLGTGITALIPSYGWVIFTTVVMSFGFHYYESTNQSLTLQYFSTAVSPLIFGRLRALAAVSSVVAGIIVYCLSGIAQYREMYLTIGALVLAAGIWGLFQNPTHAGIVPQRKKMILRRRYSLFYLMTLLSGARRQIFVVFSILLLVQVFHFTVREMTILFIVNNVVAYILNSLIGKAINHFGERTISSIEYSGVIVIFLVYAFTTSKNLVMLMYILDNILYNFEVAIRTYFQKVADPADIASSMSVGFTINHIAAVFLPALGGYFWMMDYRIPFIAGTVLGVISLIAAQWMRVPDQATEAALIAEPQ